In Euwallacea similis isolate ESF13 chromosome 5, ESF131.1, whole genome shotgun sequence, a single window of DNA contains:
- the LOC136408831 gene encoding heme A synthase COX15 produces MLSVSKLCTTSLRCTPRVVTIGAGHVTKWTPLRAYANLITKKPQSLWQNSSKAFQQRSGTISLRLASDSSQKSQKTVGYWLMTCSGMVFVAVVLGGVTRLTESGLSMVTWKLLGEKLPKTQLEWEEEFARYQQYPEFKIKNRDMTLSEFKLIWYMEYGHRQWGRLIGGVFLIPATWFWVTGRLTPGMKKRLLAFGTLIGAQGLMGWYMVKSGLEDRFQGESDVPRVSQYRLASHLGLAFVLYTLFLWSAFDHLIPAESIKINNTLVLKATRRFRMMAHVTKGMVFLTAISGAFVAGLDAGLVYNSFPKMADKWVPEDILAFTPKLANFTENPTTVQFDHRILGTSTLALITGLWWLSRKRVLPKRAYLAANTLLFMGYLQVGLGITTLLTYVPVPVAAGHQSGSLVLLSTAVWLTHELRRLPK; encoded by the exons ATGCTAAGTGTCTCAAAATTGTGCACTACCTCTTTGAGGTGTACTCCTAGAGTTGTTACAATTGGTGCTGGACATGTCACCAAGTGGACCCCACTGAGGGCTTATGccaatttaataacaaaaaagccTCAGTCACTATGGCAAAATTCATCGAAA GCATTCCAACAGAGAAGTGGTACCATATCTCTACGATTAGCCTCTGATTCCTCTCAAAAGTCTCAGAAAACTGTGGGCTATTGGCTAATGACTTGCAGTGGAATGGTCTTTGTCGCTGTAGTGTTAG GAGGGGTAACCAGGTTAACTGAGTCGGGTTTGTCTATGGTAACATGGAAATTGCTGGgtgaaaaattgcctaaaactCAGCTGGAATGGGAGGAGGAATTTGCCCGATATCAGCAATATCCAGAGTTCAAAAT aaaaaacaGAGATATGACTTTATCAGAATTCAAACTCATCTGGTACATGGAATATGGTCACAGACAGTGGGGTCGTCTTATCGGTGGCGTATTCTTAATCCCCGCAACTTGGTTTTGGGTTACAGGGCGACTCACCCCTGGAATGAAGAAGCGACTTCTAGCTTTCGGGACTTTAATTGGAGCCCAG GGTTTAATGGGCTGGTACATGGTAAAATCAGGATTAGAGGACAGATTCCAGGGCGAAAGCGATGTTCCTAGAGTGTCTCAATATCGATTAGCCAGTCATCTAGGGCTCGCATTTGTTTTGTACACCTTGTTTCTTTGGTCAGCTTTTGACCACTTGATTCCTGctgaaagtattaaaattaataatactttAGTATTAAAAGCGACCAGGAGATTCAGAATGATGGCTCATGTTACTAAGGGAATGGTGTTCTTAACTGCGATTTCAG GTGCTTTTGTCGCCGGTTTAGATGCAGGATTAGTCTACAATTCTTTCCCTAAAATGGCGGACAAATGGGTACCTGAAGACATCCTCGCTTTTACCCCTAAATTGGCAAACTTTACCGAAAATCCTACTACTGTGCAGTTTGACCATCGAATACTAGGTACCTCCACTCTAGCTCTTATTACTGGTCTATGGTGGCTTAGCAGGAAAAGAGTGCTGCCCAAGAGAGCTTATTTGGCTGCAAATACCTTACTCTTCATGGGATATTTACAG GTTGGTCTGGGTATCACCACACTTTTGACGTATGTACCAGTACCAGTGGCAGCTGGACATCAAAGCGGTTCTCTTGTGCTGCTTTCCACTGCAGTGTGGTTGACACACGAACTGAGGAGGTTACCGAAGTAA
- the LOC136409152 gene encoding zinc finger protein 625-like, producing the protein MSKLHNEEDIFKLLSKKSTICRFCFDEIFKFEESIPIFQAQYSNILSPCNVTLRGWDSYGLQLPTLICQSCYSTLQSTAIFLNMIAQSESLLEKFVNIIHENLSENSNTGNNFTSEKETTCEETRNDNYENSNNEESDNKVDKELEVSITPVQTRKKHPSKGKLLRKHINNVKSLFKCLQCNKKYKSNYEIQIHMRSHTGEKPFSCPVCDKSFSDRRNLRRHEKIHSGNKEHQCQVCHKQFLHLFSLRIHQRTHTGEKYYVCEICGKSFNTSGELRIHSRTHSNIKPYSCNFCEKTFSNKTSLNVHLCTHTGQKRYSCALCTRKCRTAYDLKVHMRSHNNEKPCVCKYANCTKSYRNSSQLNVHLRTHTGQKVHQCPVCSNRFGESNTLKRHLKTHVKTDKIIP; encoded by the exons atgagtaaactGCATAATGAAGAAGATATATTCAAGTTGCTAAGTAAGAAGAGCACCATTTGTAGGTTCTGTTTCgatgaaatattcaaatttgaagagaGTATCCCTATATTCCAAGCACAATactcgaatattttgagtCCCTGTAATGTTACATTGAGG GGATGGGACTCATATGGGCTTCAATTACCAACATTAATTTGCCAGTCATGTTATTCAACCCTGCAAAGTACCGCTATATTCCTTAATATGATTGCTCAATCTGAAAgcttattagaaaaatttgtaaatataattcatgaaaatttgagTGAAAATAGCAATACAGGCAACAATTTCACTAGTGAGAAGGAAACCACTTGCGAAGAAACAAGAAATGACAATTATGAAAATAGCAATAATGAAGAGAGCGATAATAAGGTGGATAAAGAATTAGAAGTTTCTATAACTCCAGTTCAAACGCGTAAAAAACACCCTAGTAAAGGAAAATTGTTACGTAAACACATTAATAATGTCAAATccctttttaaatgtttacaGTGCAACAAGAAGTATAAGTCAAATTATGAAATACAG ATTCATATGAGAAGTCACACTGGTGAGAAACCTTTCAGCTGTCCTGTGTGTGACAAGTCATTTAGTGACCGTAGAAATTTAAGGAGACACGAGAAAATTCATAGTG gGAACAAGGAGCATCAGTGCCAAGTTTGCCATAAACAattcttacatttatttagCTTGAGGATCCATCAGCGAACTCACACTGGCGAAAAGTATTACGTGTGCGAAATCTGTGGAAAATCCTTCAATACGTCCGGGGAGCTGAGAATTCATTCCAGAACTCACAGCAATATCAAGCCTTATTCCTGTAATTTTTGcgaaaaa ACTTTCTCAAATAAAACATCCTTAAATGTTCATCTCTGCACTCACACTGGCCAAAAGCGTTATTCATGCGCATTATGTACGAGAAAATGCAGAACTGCGTATGATTTAAAGGTCCATATGCGAAGCCACAATAATGAGAAACCGTGTGTGTGCAAGTATGCAAATTGCACAAAAAGTTACCGGAATAGCAGTCAGCTGAATGTTCATTTAAGGACCCATACAG GACAAAAAGTACATCAGTGCCCGGTGTGCTCTAACAGATTTGGGGAATCTAACACGCTGAAACGACATTTGAAGACGCACGTCAAGACGGATAAAATTATTCCATAG
- the mtm gene encoding myotubularin-related protein 2: MSRKSGSLELLDMDPNHFGKDTYRSETKSLNLGKAQDSSTWGKSSPSKSYCSSSSTSTENVVSTLERKKAQTSTEPGTLNRPDDLPLLHGEKVTGQARDVTYLCPYQGPARGTLTVTNYKLYFRSADKDLSNIIDVPLGVVSRIEKVGGASSRGENAYGIEIFCKDMRNLRFAHKQENHSRRTVFEKLQMFAFPLSFKLKLFAFEYQEVFSENGWAVYEPIAELKRMGVNNDMWKITKFNENYNICDSYPAVWAIPAQATDDDIQVVCSFRSRGRLPVLSWIHPESQATITRCAQPLVGVSGKRCREDEHYIQLIMDANAQSHKMIIMDARPTANAIANKAKGGGYESEDAYQHAELVFLDIHNIHVMRESLRKLKELCYPNIDETKWLSGLESTYWLKHIKCILAGAVRIVDKVENHKTSVLVHCSDGWDRTAQLTALSMVMLDPYYRTIRGFEVLVEKEWLSFGHKFQQRVGHGDDHHSDADRSPVFLQFVDCVWQITQQFPNAFEFNEHFLITILDHLYSCRFGTFLFNSERERAVEKVKENTVSLWSYTNSNLDLHRNPLYWANIKQERVLVPVASIRHIKLWKAYYCRWNPSMRTQDPVYQRIRELLKLKEQLQHTAAEYRKEQQQRINSGNRGSHVSPT, translated from the exons ATGAGCCGTAAGAGTGGCAGTTTAGAGTTGCTGGATATGGATCCAAACCATTTTGGTAAAGACACTTACAGATCAGAAACAAAAAGTCTGAATCTGGGAAAGGCACAAGATTCT agCACTTGGGGAAAATCGTCACCTAGTAAGAGTTATTGCTCCTCAAGTTCCACATCCACTGAAAATGTAGTCTCCACTttagaaaggaaaaaa GCACAAACATCCACAGAACCAGGCACTTTAAACCGACCAGATGACCTACCTTTGTTACATGGTGAAAAGGTCACAGGACAAGCTAGAGACGTCACATATTTGTGTCCCTATCAGGGCCCTGCAAGGGGGACTCTAACTGTCACAAACTACAAATTATATTTCAGATCAGCAGATAAAGACTTGTCAAATATCATCGATGTCCCCTTGGGAGTT GTCTCACGAATTGAAAAAGTTGGAGGAGCCTCATCAAGAGGGGAAAATGCATATGGAATAGAGATATTCTGCAAGGATATGCGTAACTTGAGGTTCGCTCATAAACAAGAGAACCATTCGAGACGCACTGTATTTGAAAAGTTACAAATGTTTGCTTTTCCTTTGAGCTTCAAGCTTAAGTTATTTGCCTTTGAGTACCAAGAGGTATTTAGCGAGAATGGGTGGGCAGTGTATGAGCCTATAGCTGAATTAAAAAGAATG GGAGTGAATAATGATATGTggaaaataacgaaatttaatGAGAACTACAACATATGTGACAGTTATCCAGCTGTTTGGGCCATTCCAGCGCAAGCTACTGACGATGATATTCAGGTCGTTTGTAGTTTCCGGAGTAGAG GAAGACTGCCGGTTTTGAGTTGGATTCATCCTGAATCGCAAGCCACCATCACAAGATGCGCACAGCCATTAGTCGGG gtaAGTGGCAAGAGATGCAGAGAGGACGAGCACtatattcaattaattatgGATGCCAATGCTCAGAGCCATAAAATGATCATTATGGATGCCAGACCTACTGCAAATGCCATTGCAAATAAGGCCAAGGGCGGCGG TTATGAATCAGAAGACGCGTATCAGCACGCTGAACTGGTATTCTTGGACATCCACAATATTCACGTAATGCGAGAATCATTGAGAAAGCTGAAGGAATTGTGCTACCCGAACATAGACGAGACCAAATGGTTGAGCGGTTTGGAATCCACGTATTGGCTGAAGCACATTAAGTGCATATTGGCAGGAGCAGTGAGAATCGTCGATAAG GTTGAAAACCATAAGACTTCAGTCCTGGTACATTGTTCAGATGGATGGGATAGGACAGCCCAATTAACAGCCCTCTCTATGGTTATGCTGGATCCATATTATCGTACCATCAGGGGCTTTGAAGTATTAGTGGAGAAAGAATGGTTATCTTTTGGACATAAGTTCCAACAG AGGGTGGGCCATGGAGATGACCACCACAGTGACGCAGACCGTTCTCCCGTATTTCTGCAGTTTGTCGATTGTGTGTGGCAAATTACTCAGCAGTTCCCGAACGCCTTCGAATTCAACGAGCATTTTCTAATCACTATTTTGGACCATCTCTATTCGtgtcgttttggcacgtttctTTTTAACAGCGAAAGAGAACGCGCTGTtgaaa AAGTGAAAGAAAACACAGTTTCCTTGTGGTCTTACACGAATAGCAATTTGGATCTGCACAGAAACCCTCTGTACTGGGCTAATATTAAGCAGGAAAGAGTACTGGTACCTGTCGCCAGTATTCGGCATATTAAGTTGTGGAAGGCCTATTATTGTCGTTGGAATCCGAGCATGAGGACACAG gaccCAGTGTATCAACGAATCCGTGAACTGCTGAAACTCAAAGAACAGCTTCAACACACCGCAGCCGAATACAGAAAGGAGCAGCAGCAGCGCATAAACAGCGGCAACAGGGGCAGCCACGTTAGCCCTACGTGA
- the LOC136408838 gene encoding ubiquitin domain-containing protein 1, which produces MGGCIGISRSHSGAVGNSSGLVTRPVSGSQHNKNSRLAHETIRWKSDVPLTEGQLRSKRDEFWDTAPAFEGKKEIWDALRAAALAAEQRDYEMAQAILDGAGVFVPNGYITDCYDQLGHRYQVPIYCLSYPINIVKEDGRDSPAIESEPVEAGTETILKLRLSHNCSDVKLAVYSKDSISMCKKKLQSQEGIESSRQRWFFGGKLLGDKLHVEEAKIPPGYVVQVIVNTENPGLSPLSSKKAL; this is translated from the exons ATGGGCGGTTGCATAGGTATATCCCGAAGTCACAGTGGGGCTGTGGGAAATAGTAGCGGCCTAGTTACCAGGCCCGTATCAG GAAGCCAGCACAATAAAAACTCCAGGTTAGCGCACGAAACGATCCGATGGAAATCGGATGTACCTCTCACCGAGGGACAACTCCGCTCCAAACGGGACGAATTTTGGGACACAGCTCCTGCATTCGAAGGAAAAAAAGAGATTTGGGATGCCTTAAG AGCTGCAGCTTTGGCTGCCGAGCAACGTGACTACGAGATGGCGCAAGCCATCCTAGATGGCGCCGGGGTGTTTGTGCCTAACGGGTATATAACAGACTGTTATGATCAGTTGGGGCATAG ATACCAAGTTCCGATTTATTGTCTCTCATACCCGATCAACATAGTAAAAGAAGATGGACGGGATTCTCCCGCTATTGAATCGGAGCCGGTTGAAGCCGGTACGGAAACCATTTTGAAGCTGCGTCTCAGCCATAATTGCAGCGATGTGAAGCTGGCTGTTTACTCGAAGGACAGCATTAGCATGTGTAAAAAGAAGTTGCAG AGTCAAGAAGGAATAGAATCGTCGCGACAGCGATGGTTCTTCGGCGGCAAGCTCCTTGGTGACAAATTGCACGTCGAGGAAGCCAAAATTCCGCCTGGATACGTCGTCCAGGTGATCGTCAACACGGAAAATCCGGGCTTGTCGCCCCTTTCCAGTAAAAAGGCCTTATGA